The following proteins are encoded in a genomic region of Spirosoma sp. SC4-14:
- a CDS encoding carboxylesterase family protein, with amino-acid sequence MKSVLSLLLLSLLGTAAFTSTKDFDTVKVEGGMISGTLNQDGDVHIFRGIPFAAPPVGDLRWKAPQPVKPWSGVRKCDAFCASPMQGTPNPFGPWSAEFLIPKEPISEDCLYLNVWSGAKSVGEKRPVLVWIYGGGFGSGGTACPIYDGEATAKKGIIFVSANYRVGPFGFFAHPELTKESGKQASGNYGLMDQVAALQWVKKNIAQFGGDPNNVTIAGQSAGSMSVNCMVATPLAKGLFKKAIAESGASFANPHPTLQQGEEAGLKMAQALGASSLAELRAKPAEEIMKKAQGRGPIIDGYVLPESIPAIFAAGKENDVILLTGWNEDEGMSFGPKKTADEYRKQIQQQYGANAEQFLKYYPGNTDAEAASSQMKISRDMIFGAQNYTWANIASGQGKPVYVYRFTRKVPATGDYAHYGAFHTGEVAYAYDNLKFIDHTLRPLEPTDAELARNMSAYFANFIKTGNPNGKGLSQWPSYSAKDKHIMVFGDKTAAAPMADSPALDFLFSTISKR; translated from the coding sequence ATGAAATCCGTTCTTTCACTTTTACTCCTGAGCCTGCTTGGAACAGCAGCTTTTACCTCAACGAAGGATTTCGACACGGTAAAAGTGGAAGGCGGTATGATTTCCGGCACGCTCAATCAGGACGGCGACGTACACATTTTCCGGGGGATTCCCTTTGCCGCTCCACCCGTTGGCGACTTGCGCTGGAAAGCCCCTCAGCCCGTAAAACCGTGGTCGGGCGTTCGGAAATGCGATGCGTTTTGTGCAAGTCCGATGCAGGGCACACCGAATCCATTCGGGCCGTGGAGCGCTGAGTTTCTGATCCCCAAAGAGCCAATTAGCGAAGACTGTCTGTACCTCAACGTATGGTCGGGAGCTAAATCGGTGGGCGAAAAGCGACCTGTGCTTGTTTGGATCTATGGTGGAGGTTTTGGCAGTGGCGGCACCGCCTGCCCAATTTATGATGGGGAAGCCACCGCCAAAAAAGGTATAATTTTTGTTAGTGCCAACTACCGCGTTGGTCCCTTTGGTTTCTTCGCCCATCCCGAACTGACTAAAGAATCGGGCAAACAGGCGTCGGGCAATTACGGGCTAATGGATCAGGTAGCGGCTTTGCAGTGGGTGAAGAAAAATATTGCCCAGTTTGGCGGTGATCCAAACAACGTAACCATTGCCGGGCAGTCGGCCGGGTCGATGAGTGTAAACTGCATGGTGGCAACTCCACTGGCGAAAGGTCTGTTTAAAAAAGCCATTGCCGAAAGCGGAGCCAGCTTTGCCAATCCACATCCAACGCTTCAGCAGGGCGAAGAAGCCGGGCTGAAAATGGCGCAGGCACTGGGTGCATCGTCGCTGGCCGAACTGCGGGCCAAACCCGCGGAGGAGATCATGAAAAAAGCACAGGGACGCGGTCCGATTATTGACGGGTACGTACTGCCGGAGTCGATTCCGGCCATTTTTGCGGCTGGGAAAGAAAATGACGTAATACTGCTGACGGGCTGGAACGAAGATGAGGGCATGTCTTTCGGTCCAAAGAAAACTGCGGACGAATACCGAAAACAGATTCAGCAGCAGTACGGCGCGAACGCTGAACAATTTCTGAAATACTACCCCGGCAACACTGACGCCGAAGCGGCCAGTTCGCAAATGAAAATCTCCCGAGATATGATCTTTGGTGCGCAGAACTACACCTGGGCAAATATTGCCAGCGGGCAGGGCAAGCCTGTGTACGTGTATCGATTTACCCGAAAAGTTCCGGCTACGGGCGATTATGCCCATTATGGTGCTTTCCACACGGGCGAGGTCGCCTACGCCTACGACAACCTTAAGTTTATCGACCACACGCTACGTCCGCTGGAACCGACCGACGCCGAACTGGCCAGAAATATGTCAGCCTACTTTGCTAATTTCATCAAAACCGGCAATCCAAACGGTAAAGGGCTTTCGCAATGGCCATCCTATTCGGCAAAAGACAAGCACATTATGGTTTTTGGCGATAAAACAGCCGCAGCGCCAATGGCCGATAGCCCCGCGCTGGATTTCCTGTTCTCGACCATTAGTAAACGATAG
- a CDS encoding alpha/beta hydrolase family protein: protein MHTKLFTAAIGCLFAIQTLAAKVDTLDVASASMNRTLRAAVVLPERYVNAKKRDATPFPVLYLLHGGTGSFRDWLTKLADKTLLHRMADQYNLIIVTPDGDPTSYYFDSPLVKTSQFETFISKELIDKIDNTYRTIHDRKGRIIAGLSMGGHGAMFISSRHPDLYCAAGSMSGVMNINTATWKVPADFAKSRSENFAKLLGPPKEGDAPYPGYTMVTLADQLKKNGLPLIFDIGVDDFLIVGNRDLHQQLIENKTPHDYTERPGAHTWAYWENSLPYQVLFFSKILKANGTMNQ from the coding sequence ATGCATACTAAACTGTTCACGGCTGCGATTGGCTGTCTTTTTGCAATTCAAACACTGGCGGCAAAAGTCGATACGCTGGACGTAGCAAGCGCTAGCATGAACCGGACATTACGGGCAGCTGTCGTCCTGCCGGAACGCTACGTAAACGCTAAAAAACGGGATGCTACGCCCTTCCCGGTGCTTTACCTGCTGCATGGAGGTACAGGCAGCTTCCGCGACTGGCTAACCAAACTTGCCGATAAGACGCTGCTTCACCGAATGGCCGATCAGTATAACCTGATTATCGTTACGCCCGACGGCGACCCAACCAGCTATTATTTCGATAGTCCACTCGTCAAAACCAGTCAGTTCGAGACATTTATTTCAAAAGAACTGATCGACAAAATCGACAATACGTATCGTACCATTCATGATCGTAAGGGCCGGATTATTGCGGGTTTGAGCATGGGCGGGCACGGTGCCATGTTTATTTCGAGTCGGCACCCGGATCTGTATTGCGCAGCCGGAAGCATGAGTGGCGTCATGAATATCAATACGGCTACCTGGAAAGTACCCGCCGACTTTGCCAAATCCCGTTCGGAAAACTTCGCGAAGCTCCTGGGCCCACCGAAAGAAGGCGATGCACCCTATCCGGGCTATACGATGGTGACGCTGGCCGATCAATTAAAGAAAAACGGGCTCCCGCTCATTTTCGACATTGGCGTCGATGATTTTCTAATTGTCGGCAATCGGGATCTGCATCAGCAACTCATCGAAAACAAAACGCCACACGACTATACCGAACGGCCCGGCGCTCACACCTGGGCATACTGGGAGAATTCGCTGCCGTATCAGGTCTTGTTTTTCAGTAAAATCCTGAAAGCCAACGGCACAATGAATCAGTAA
- a CDS encoding alpha/beta hydrolase family protein: MIRTLIIILSLISTLTSFAAKVDSLDIPSAVMKKNFRAVVVLPESYAKSKANYPVLYLLHGGYGHFNDWITKTPDKHLIQRLADHYNLIIAMPEGEIFSYYLDSPVNKESQFETYLTKEVISKIDNTYRTIRDRKGRVLTGLSMGGYGSLLLAARHPDLYCAAGSMSGALNPDMQSWKLPPEMAKGIKLEFEKILGPIEQVPDTYATFSVINLADKLKTNGQKLIFDCGVDDFLIEPNRELHRRLVFNQTPHDYSERPGGHSWEYWQNSLPNHILFFQNVLKENGSLSQ, translated from the coding sequence ATGATTAGAACGTTGATAATCATACTTAGCCTGATTTCTACGCTGACTTCCTTTGCAGCTAAAGTCGATTCGCTCGACATTCCAAGTGCTGTCATGAAAAAGAATTTCCGGGCAGTAGTTGTATTGCCTGAATCCTATGCGAAAAGCAAGGCCAACTATCCGGTGTTGTACCTTCTCCATGGCGGCTACGGACATTTTAACGACTGGATCACTAAAACGCCCGACAAGCACTTAATTCAGCGACTAGCCGACCACTACAACCTGATTATTGCAATGCCGGAAGGTGAAATTTTCAGTTATTACCTGGATAGTCCGGTCAACAAGGAAAGCCAGTTTGAAACATACCTGACCAAAGAAGTTATTTCTAAAATCGACAATACGTATCGTACTATCCGCGACCGAAAAGGGCGTGTTCTTACGGGCCTAAGTATGGGAGGATACGGCTCGCTTTTATTGGCTGCCCGTCACCCTGACCTCTACTGTGCGGCAGGTAGCATGAGTGGAGCCCTCAACCCCGACATGCAAAGCTGGAAACTGCCGCCTGAAATGGCCAAAGGCATTAAACTGGAGTTTGAGAAAATACTGGGGCCTATTGAGCAGGTGCCGGATACCTACGCAACTTTTTCGGTAATTAATCTGGCCGATAAACTAAAAACCAATGGACAGAAGCTGATTTTTGACTGCGGTGTCGACGACTTTCTTATCGAACCAAATCGCGAATTGCACCGCCGGCTGGTTTTCAACCAAACTCCTCACGACTACAGCGAACGACCTGGCGGACATAGCTGGGAATATTGGCAAAACTCGCTGCCGAACCACATCTTATTTTTTCAAAACGTGTTAAAAGAGAATGGATCTTTATCTCAATAG
- a CDS encoding alpha/beta hydrolase-fold protein, with protein sequence MKSILRPVAFCLFFLPQLAFCAKVDTLDVPSAAMNRSMRAAVVLPESYAKSKTTYPVLYLLHGGGGQFSDWLKQTPDKMLIHKLADHYNLIIVMPEGDKLSGYLDSPTQKDNLFETYLTKEVISKIDNTYRTIRESKGRVITGLSMGGHGALYLATRHPELYCAAGSMSGAVDLNYKTWRIDPTFEKRIEPEFNRILGPMGSIPNNYIANSVVYMTDKIKANGQKIIIDCGVNDFLIEPNRELHRRLVYSNVEHDYTERPGGHTWDYWQNSLPYHLLFFQKILKENGSIAQ encoded by the coding sequence ATGAAATCTATTTTGCGGCCGGTTGCTTTTTGCTTGTTTTTTTTACCTCAGCTTGCTTTCTGCGCTAAAGTCGATACACTGGACGTACCGAGTGCCGCCATGAACCGGAGTATGCGGGCGGCTGTGGTCCTTCCCGAATCCTACGCGAAGAGCAAAACAACCTATCCTGTCTTATACCTGCTGCATGGAGGGGGTGGTCAGTTCAGCGACTGGCTCAAACAAACGCCGGATAAGATGCTGATCCACAAACTGGCCGATCACTACAACCTCATTATTGTGATGCCCGAAGGCGACAAGCTTAGCGGCTATCTGGACAGTCCAACGCAAAAAGACAATCTGTTTGAAACCTATCTTACCAAAGAAGTAATTAGCAAGATCGACAATACGTACCGCACCATTCGTGAGAGTAAAGGCCGGGTCATTACGGGCCTGAGCATGGGCGGCCACGGGGCATTGTATCTGGCAACGCGGCATCCTGAGCTTTACTGCGCGGCTGGCAGCATGAGTGGCGCCGTCGATCTGAACTACAAGACCTGGCGTATCGATCCGACTTTCGAAAAAAGAATAGAACCAGAATTTAACCGAATCCTGGGACCGATGGGTTCAATCCCCAACAACTACATAGCGAACTCGGTCGTTTACATGACCGACAAAATCAAAGCAAACGGTCAGAAAATCATTATAGATTGCGGTGTCAATGATTTCCTCATCGAGCCAAACCGCGAACTGCATCGCCGATTGGTTTACAGTAACGTTGAGCATGACTATACTGAACGGCCGGGTGGTCATACCTGGGATTACTGGCAAAACTCGCTGCCTTATCACCTGCTGTTTTTCCAGAAAATTCTGAAAGAAAATGGTTCGATTGCTCAATAA
- a CDS encoding LytTR family transcriptional regulator DNA-binding domain-containing protein, whose product MKLSKLSVNTYRITHLMGWGNYTRVFLIGSSVPEVNSTTLKKCIDTVPDFIRLSKSLAVNPHHITHIRRNGDRSADVLVAGVWLPVSRRRISPVVNQLRSRPDISVKGLIQFYRGHELPGLPDEPIIFNPIGKQV is encoded by the coding sequence ATGAAACTTAGTAAGCTGAGTGTCAATACCTATCGCATCACCCATCTGATGGGATGGGGAAATTACACCCGTGTATTTTTAATTGGATCGTCAGTGCCAGAAGTCAACTCAACTACGTTAAAGAAATGTATTGACACAGTACCCGACTTTATCCGATTAAGTAAAAGTTTAGCCGTTAATCCCCATCATATAACCCATATTCGCCGAAATGGCGACCGTTCTGCCGATGTTCTGGTAGCCGGAGTGTGGTTGCCCGTTAGCCGCCGACGCATTTCTCCGGTTGTAAACCAGCTTCGCAGCCGACCCGACATCAGCGTAAAAGGCCTCATTCAATTTTATCGTGGACATGAATTGCCAGGACTTCCCGACGAGCCAATTATATTTAACCCGATTGGTAAGCAAGTATAA
- a CDS encoding ferritin-like domain-containing protein, whose translation MATFGERIANFFGGNDTETQEGLRSLFATELKDMYYAEKQAVDALGEQADASTTDEVRNAFLQHQSETRNQVMRLEQVFNSIGIDVDEGTCDAIDGLVDDAQRVVSNTDSGSLTRDAGLIIAGQKIEHHEIAAYGSAVTLAQVLGYTEAARLLQQTLDEEKNADKKLTMLAESFVNNRAASEQDGDNDSYRNDLNRTDNADRQGVVNPDGTRYAESTTTTDYNTGTDINRGSTFGI comes from the coding sequence ATGGCAACGTTTGGAGAACGCATTGCAAACTTTTTTGGTGGAAATGACACCGAAACTCAGGAAGGACTACGTAGTCTGTTCGCAACAGAGTTGAAGGATATGTATTATGCCGAGAAACAGGCAGTTGATGCCCTGGGCGAACAGGCCGATGCGTCGACAACCGATGAAGTCCGCAACGCATTTTTGCAGCATCAGAGTGAAACCCGCAATCAGGTGATGCGATTAGAGCAGGTTTTCAACAGTATTGGCATTGATGTAGATGAGGGAACCTGTGATGCAATTGATGGGCTGGTCGACGATGCTCAGCGTGTTGTATCGAACACCGACTCGGGTTCACTAACGCGCGACGCTGGGTTGATTATTGCTGGTCAGAAAATTGAACATCACGAAATTGCTGCCTACGGTTCGGCCGTAACATTAGCCCAGGTGCTCGGCTATACGGAAGCCGCCAGGCTGTTGCAACAGACGCTAGATGAGGAGAAAAACGCCGATAAAAAGTTAACTATGCTTGCCGAATCATTTGTGAACAACAGGGCTGCGTCTGAGCAGGATGGCGACAATGATTCGTACCGAAATGACCTTAATCGGACAGATAATGCCGACCGCCAGGGTGTGGTTAATCCAGATGGAACACGTTATGCCGAAAGTACGACCACAACCGACTATAATACCGGAACCGATATAAATCGGGGAAGTACCTTTGGTATATAA